The Pongo abelii isolate AG06213 chromosome 23, NHGRI_mPonAbe1-v2.0_pri, whole genome shotgun sequence genome includes a window with the following:
- the SMDT1 gene encoding essential MCU regulator, mitochondrial isoform X1 has protein sequence MGQSGKDCSSLIAVCHPSHLLVWRHKVKSRKKPTSEVTTPRRPGELNAAAPKEEAAVLSQEGEQVKSPGEEAPSPIPAEQEVAGTPDWEENKKVQKEVAAYPSEASEDSKEQRPWERVSVPMTELWLDWFSASNTPNTQNREEKLSNKSKSCCCHRPGCRLSGPPSSEKPSLASSTLPVPTAAGTALPATEPCDHSGLSPEGPKGALATLLTRCQGTDQRPSRADSRAAPWREGIYRNAGGTAAREAVGSSGKRGLRWLLRASVVLYPRLFPKKVCPGLRSQPPGDLEN, from the exons ATGGGCCAGTCGGGGAAAGACTGCTCGTCACTCATAGCTGTGTGTCACCCCTCCCACCTCCTTGTGTGGAGACACAAAGTCAAGAGTAGGAAGAAGCCAACCTCTGAG GTCACAACCCCCAGGAGACCTGGAGAACTGAATGCTGCTGCCCCCAAGGAGGAGGCTGCTGTCTTATCCCAGGAGGGAGAGCAGGTGAAGTCCCCAGGGGAGGAAGCACCTAGCCCCATTCCTGCTGAGCAGGAGGTGGCAGGTACCCCAGACTGGGAG GAAAATAAAAAGGTTCAAAAGGAAGTTGCTGCGTATCCATCTG AGGCCTCTGAGGACAGCAAAGAGCAAAGGCCCTGGGAGCGGGTCTCCGTACCCATGACAGAGCTCTGGCTGGACTGGTTCTCAGCCTCTAACACCCCCAACACTCAGAACCGTGAAGAAAAACTTTCCAATAAATCCAAGAGTTGCTGCTGCCATAGGCCAGGCTGCCGCCTTTCGGGACCTCCGTCTTCAGAGAAACCCAGCCTGGCTTCATCCACACTCCCTGTCCCCACAGCTGCAGGAACAGCACTTCCTGCCACCGAGCCGTGTGACCACAGTGGATTGTCTCCGGAGGGGCCCAAGGGGGCCCTGGCCACCCTTCTGACTCGGTGCCAGGGGACAGACCAACGTCCCTCTCGTGCTGACAGCCGGGCCGCACCCTGGCGTGAGGGCATTTACAGAAATGCTGGCGGAACTGCTGCCAGGGAGGCTGTAGGGTCCTCTGGCAAAAGAGGCCTCAGGTGGCTCCTCAGAGCGTCTGTGGTTCTCTATCCCAGGCTGTTCCCTAAGAAGGTCTGCCCAGGACTCAG GTCACAACCCCCAGGAGACCTGGAGAACTGA
- the SMDT1 gene encoding essential MCU regulator, mitochondrial isoform X3, with amino-acid sequence MLLPPRRRLLSYPRRESRTCLISLLDPSSSCQENKKVQKEVAAYPSEASEDSKEQRPWERVSVPMTELWLDWFSASNTPNTQNREEKLSNKSKSCCCHRPGCRLSGPPSSEKPSLASSTLPVPTAAGTALPATEPCDHSGLSPEGPKGALATLLTRCQGTDQRPSRADSRAAPWREGIYRNAGGTAAREAVGSSGKRGLRWLLRASVVLYPRLFPKKVCPGLRSQPPGDLEN; translated from the exons ATGCTGCTGCCCCCAAGGAGGAGGCTGCTGTCTTATCCCAGGAGGGAGAGCAG AACCTGCCTGATCTCACTGCTGGATCCCTCTTCTTCCTGCCAGGAAAATAAAAAGGTTCAAAAGGAAGTTGCTGCGTATCCATCTG AGGCCTCTGAGGACAGCAAAGAGCAAAGGCCCTGGGAGCGGGTCTCCGTACCCATGACAGAGCTCTGGCTGGACTGGTTCTCAGCCTCTAACACCCCCAACACTCAGAACCGTGAAGAAAAACTTTCCAATAAATCCAAGAGTTGCTGCTGCCATAGGCCAGGCTGCCGCCTTTCGGGACCTCCGTCTTCAGAGAAACCCAGCCTGGCTTCATCCACACTCCCTGTCCCCACAGCTGCAGGAACAGCACTTCCTGCCACCGAGCCGTGTGACCACAGTGGATTGTCTCCGGAGGGGCCCAAGGGGGCCCTGGCCACCCTTCTGACTCGGTGCCAGGGGACAGACCAACGTCCCTCTCGTGCTGACAGCCGGGCCGCACCCTGGCGTGAGGGCATTTACAGAAATGCTGGCGGAACTGCTGCCAGGGAGGCTGTAGGGTCCTCTGGCAAAAGAGGCCTCAGGTGGCTCCTCAGAGCGTCTGTGGTTCTCTATCCCAGGCTGTTCCCTAAGAAGGTCTGCCCAGGACTCAG GTCACAACCCCCAGGAGACCTGGAGAACTGA
- the SMDT1 gene encoding essential MCU regulator, mitochondrial isoform X2, with protein sequence MAMSPPHGAAQAGAWYRRGHNPQETWRTECCCPQGGGCCLIPGGRAEPVSLSVQHRTCLISLLDPSSSCQENKKVQKEVAAYPSEASEDSKEQRPWERVSVPMTELWLDWFSASNTPNTQNREEKLSNKSKSCCCHRPGCRLSGPPSSEKPSLASSTLPVPTAAGTALPATEPCDHSGLSPEGPKGALATLLTRCQGTDQRPSRADSRAAPWREGIYRNAGGTAAREAVGSSGKRGLRWLLRASVVLYPRLFPKKVCPGLRSQPPGDLEN encoded by the exons GTCACAACCCCCAGGAGACCTGGAGAACTGAATGCTGCTGCCCCCAAGGAGGAGGCTGCTGTCTTATCCCAGGAGGGAGAGCAG AGCCTGTTTCCCTGTCTGTGCAACACAGAACCTGCCTGATCTCACTGCTGGATCCCTCTTCTTCCTGCCAGGAAAATAAAAAGGTTCAAAAGGAAGTTGCTGCGTATCCATCTG AGGCCTCTGAGGACAGCAAAGAGCAAAGGCCCTGGGAGCGGGTCTCCGTACCCATGACAGAGCTCTGGCTGGACTGGTTCTCAGCCTCTAACACCCCCAACACTCAGAACCGTGAAGAAAAACTTTCCAATAAATCCAAGAGTTGCTGCTGCCATAGGCCAGGCTGCCGCCTTTCGGGACCTCCGTCTTCAGAGAAACCCAGCCTGGCTTCATCCACACTCCCTGTCCCCACAGCTGCAGGAACAGCACTTCCTGCCACCGAGCCGTGTGACCACAGTGGATTGTCTCCGGAGGGGCCCAAGGGGGCCCTGGCCACCCTTCTGACTCGGTGCCAGGGGACAGACCAACGTCCCTCTCGTGCTGACAGCCGGGCCGCACCCTGGCGTGAGGGCATTTACAGAAATGCTGGCGGAACTGCTGCCAGGGAGGCTGTAGGGTCCTCTGGCAAAAGAGGCCTCAGGTGGCTCCTCAGAGCGTCTGTGGTTCTCTATCCCAGGCTGTTCCCTAAGAAGGTCTGCCCAGGACTCAG GTCACAACCCCCAGGAGACCTGGAGAACTGA
- the LOC100458527 gene encoding cytochrome P450 2D6, whose translation MGLEALVPLAVTVAIFLLLVDLMHRRQRWTARYPPGPLPLPGLGNLLHVDFQNTPYCFDQLRRRFGDVFSLQLAWTPVVVLNGLAAVREALVTRGEDTADRPPAPITQILGFGPRSQGVFLAHYGPAWREQRRFSVSTLRNLGLGKKSLEQWVTEEAACLCAAFADHSGRPFRPNNLLDKAVSNVIASLTCGRRFEYDDPRFLRLLDLAQEGLKEETGFLREMLNAVPVLLRIPGVAGKVLRSQKAFLTQLDELLTEHRMTWDPAQPPRNLTEAFLAEMEKAKGNPESSFNDENLRIVVADLFSAGMVTTSTTLAWGLLLMILHPDVQRRVQQEIDDVIGQVRRPEMGDQACMPYTTAVIHEVQRFGDIVPLGVTHMTSRDIEVQGFHIPKGTTLFTNLSSVLKDEAVWEKPFHFHPEHFLDAQGHFVKPEAFLPFSAGRRACLGEPLARMELFLFFTCLLQRFSFSVPAGQPQPSHHGVFAFLVTPSPYELCAVPR comes from the exons ATGGGGCTAGAAGCACTGGTGCCCCTGGCCGTGACAGTGGCCATCTTCCTGCTCCTGGTGGACCTGATGCACCGGCGCCAACGCTGGACTGCACGCTACCCACCGGGCCCCCTGCCACTGCCCGGGCTGGGCAACCTGCTGCATGTGGACTTCCAGAACACACCATACTGCTTTGACCAG TTGCGGCGCCGCTTCGGGGACGTGTTCAGCCTGCAGCTGGCCTGGACGCCGGTGGTCGTGCTCAATGGGCTGGCGGCCGTGCGCGAGGCGCTGGTGACCCGCGGTGAGGACACCGCCGACCGCCCGCCTGCACCCATCACCCAGATCCTGGGTTTCGGGCCACGTTCCCAAG GGGTGTTCCTGGCGCACTATGGGCCCGCGTGGCGCGAGCAGAGGCGCTTCTCCGTGTCCACCTTGCGCAACTTGGGCCTGGGCAAGAAGTCGCTGGAGCAGTGGGTGACCGAGGAGGCCGCCTGCCTCTGTGCCGCCTTCGCTGACCACTCCG GACGCCCCTTTCGCCCCAACAACCTCCTGGACAAAGCCGTGAGCAACGTGATCGCCTCCCTCACCTGTGGGCGCCGCTTCGAGTACGACGACCCTCGCTTCCTCAGGCTGCTGGACCTAGCTCAGGAGGGATTGAAGGAGGAGACGGGCTTCCTGCGCGAG ATGCTGAATGCTGTCCCCGTCCTGCTGCGCATCCCTGGGGTGGCTGGCAAGGTCCTACGCTCCCAAAAGGCTTTCCTGACCCAGCTGGATGAGCTGCTAACTGAGCACAGGATGACCTGGGACCCAGCCCAGCCACCCCGAAACCTGACTGAGGCCTTCCTGGCAGAGATGGAGAAG GCCAAGGGGAACCCTGAGAGCAGCTTCAATGATGAGAACCTGCGCATAGTGGTGGCTGACCTGTTCTCTGCTGGGATGGTGACCACCTCGACCACGCTGGCCTGGGGCCTCCTGCTCATGATCCTACACCCAGATGTGCAGC GCCGTGTCCAACAGGAGATCGACGATGTGATAGGGCAGGTGCGGCGACCAGAGATGGGTGACCAGGCTTGCATGCCCTACACCACTGCCGTGATTCACGAGGTGCAGCGCTTTGGGGACATCGTCCCCCTGGGTGTGACCCATATGACATCCCGTGACATCGAAGTACAGGGCTTCCACATTCCTAAG GGGACGACGCTCTTCACCAACCTGTCATCGGTGCTGAAGGATGAGGCCGTCTGGGAGAAGCCCTTCCACTTCCACCCCGAACACTTCCTGGATGCCCAGGGCCACTTTGTGAAGCCAgaggccttcctgcctttctcagCAG gccGCCGCGCATGCCTCGGGGAGCCCCTGGCCCGCATGgagctcttcctcttcttcaccTGCCTGCTGCAGCGCTTCAGCTTCTCGGTGCCCGCTGgacagccccagcccagccaccATGGTGTCTTTGCTTTCCTGGTGACCCCATCCCCCTACGAGCTTTGTGCTGTGCCCCGCTAG